The Salinispora tropica CNB-440 genome has a window encoding:
- a CDS encoding glycosyltransferase family 2 protein, whose protein sequence is MHKAPPDTRAGFPLARDEKPLSIRRRYLMSRTPDVSVVIPTCDRPALVTRAVQSALNQSVTTIEVIVVVDGADAGTLAALAALRDPRLHVLPLTERAGAPNARNVGVAAARAEWTAFLDDDDEWLPHKLEVQLRLARTATVPAPIVASRLVNRTPRAEFVLPRRLPEPDEPICEYLTVRRGLFHGDGFIQTSTILASTALLRRVPFTVGLRRQQELDWTLRALAHDDVRLVMATEPLVLWHQDEDRPRISLSSPWKAQLDWLRSIRTLVTPRAYAAIALSIIGSMAATTRDPHVFRTVLADARRHGRPGLLDYLTYLQIWLIPPQLRHTLRDHILARRRVSAPAQTPAADTAPRPAEPNRTGAAASQNP, encoded by the coding sequence ATGCACAAGGCCCCACCGGATACCCGGGCCGGCTTTCCGCTGGCCCGTGATGAAAAGCCGTTATCGATACGTAGGCGGTACTTAATGTCGCGTACACCTGATGTCAGCGTGGTCATCCCGACGTGCGACCGGCCGGCCTTGGTGACTCGGGCGGTCCAGAGCGCCCTCAATCAGTCCGTCACCACCATCGAGGTCATCGTCGTGGTCGACGGTGCGGACGCCGGAACGCTCGCCGCGCTCGCCGCGCTGCGGGACCCGCGCCTACATGTCCTTCCGCTGACTGAGCGGGCCGGCGCGCCGAACGCGCGCAACGTCGGCGTCGCGGCGGCCCGCGCCGAGTGGACGGCGTTCCTTGACGACGACGACGAGTGGCTGCCCCACAAGCTCGAGGTCCAGCTCCGGCTCGCCAGGACCGCCACGGTACCCGCGCCGATCGTCGCGAGCCGGCTGGTCAACCGCACCCCCCGAGCCGAGTTCGTCCTGCCACGGCGCCTCCCGGAGCCGGACGAGCCGATCTGCGAGTACCTGACCGTACGCCGGGGCCTCTTTCACGGCGACGGATTCATCCAGACCTCGACGATCCTGGCTTCGACCGCGTTGCTGCGACGCGTGCCGTTCACGGTGGGCCTCCGCCGTCAGCAGGAGCTGGACTGGACGCTGCGCGCCCTCGCGCACGACGACGTACGCCTCGTCATGGCCACTGAGCCACTGGTGCTCTGGCACCAGGATGAGGACCGGCCCCGAATCAGCCTCTCCTCCCCGTGGAAGGCACAGCTCGACTGGTTGCGCTCGATCCGCACCCTGGTGACCCCTCGGGCGTACGCGGCGATCGCGCTCAGTATCATCGGCTCGATGGCGGCCACCACCCGCGATCCGCACGTGTTTCGCACTGTTCTTGCCGATGCTCGGCGACATGGTCGGCCGGGTCTTCTCGACTACCTGACGTACCTGCAGATCTGGCTTATCCCACCCCAGCTTCGGCACACTCTGCGCGACCACATCCTGGCTCGGCGACGGGTGTCGGCGCCCGCCCAGACCCCAGCCGCCGATACCGCGCCCAGACCAGCCGAGCCCAACCGGACCGGCGCCGCCGCGTCCCAGAACCCCTGA
- a CDS encoding glycosyltransferase family 4 protein — MHCDGVAAAGRGRVVMLVDNSIDGDSRVQKAARSAADAGWDVTLLGCGDTAREGQLGTATVRVLAMPRPAARSGVRQRLVARGGALLRVARLLRRPSEYVQVLLWHAISGDRAWRRLEPGLWTYERVFGPVVDAVAPDLIHAHDFRMLGVAARAVERAEAVGRQVRLVWDAHEWLAGARPRRDNVRWLPAHLAYLREYVPRVDGVVTVSAALADLLRSEYRLAEEPTVLLNAPAVADPPPPDVPDLRARCGVGPETPLLVYSGALAEQRGVGTVIEALPRLPDVHLALVVGDVSAPYLRQLLDVAARLGVADRVHPQPYVPHQQVSAFLSAADVGLIPLHHWPNHEIALITKFFEYAHARLPIVVSDVQTMADTVRATGQGEVFRARDVGDLVRAVQAVLAEPQRYRRSYDGPDSPLVDWTWEAQVDRLDALYRRLLSPTVESVETS; from the coding sequence GTGCATTGCGACGGTGTCGCCGCGGCTGGCCGTGGTCGGGTGGTCATGCTCGTGGACAACAGCATCGACGGCGACTCCCGTGTGCAGAAGGCTGCCCGCTCGGCAGCTGACGCGGGCTGGGACGTCACCCTGCTGGGCTGTGGCGACACCGCGCGGGAGGGACAACTTGGTACCGCTACCGTCCGCGTGCTGGCGATGCCCCGCCCCGCCGCGCGGTCCGGGGTCCGGCAGCGCCTCGTCGCCCGCGGTGGAGCGCTACTGCGGGTGGCGCGACTGCTTCGTCGGCCGTCGGAGTACGTCCAGGTGCTGCTCTGGCACGCGATCTCCGGCGACCGGGCGTGGCGGCGGCTCGAGCCGGGGCTGTGGACGTACGAACGGGTGTTCGGTCCGGTGGTTGACGCGGTGGCGCCGGACCTGATCCACGCCCACGACTTCCGGATGCTCGGCGTCGCCGCCCGGGCCGTGGAGCGGGCGGAGGCGGTGGGCCGGCAGGTGAGGCTGGTGTGGGACGCGCACGAGTGGTTGGCCGGTGCTCGACCACGCCGCGACAACGTGCGGTGGCTGCCGGCCCATCTCGCGTACCTGCGGGAGTACGTGCCACGCGTTGACGGCGTGGTCACCGTCTCGGCTGCCCTGGCCGACCTGCTCCGCAGCGAGTACCGGCTGGCCGAGGAACCGACCGTACTGCTCAACGCCCCGGCGGTGGCGGACCCGCCACCGCCGGACGTGCCGGACCTGCGGGCCCGGTGCGGAGTCGGGCCGGAGACCCCCCTGCTGGTGTACAGCGGGGCACTTGCCGAGCAACGGGGAGTGGGAACGGTGATCGAGGCGTTGCCGCGTCTTCCCGATGTCCACCTTGCGCTGGTGGTCGGTGACGTGAGCGCGCCGTACCTGCGGCAGCTGTTGGATGTCGCTGCGCGGCTGGGCGTGGCCGACCGGGTGCACCCCCAGCCGTACGTGCCGCACCAGCAGGTGAGCGCCTTCCTCAGCGCCGCCGACGTGGGGCTGATCCCGCTGCACCACTGGCCGAACCACGAGATCGCCTTGATCACAAAGTTCTTCGAGTACGCCCACGCCCGGCTGCCCATTGTGGTCAGCGACGTGCAGACGATGGCCGACACCGTCCGCGCTACCGGCCAGGGCGAGGTGTTCCGGGCGCGGGACGTCGGTGACCTCGTCCGCGCCGTGCAGGCGGTGCTCGCCGAACCGCAACGGTATCGCCGAAGCTACGACGGGCCGGACTCGCCCCTGGTTGACTGGACCTGGGAGGCGCAAGTAGACCGCCTCGACGCCCTCTACCGCCGGTTGCTGAGCCCGACCGTCGAGTCCGTGGAGACGTCGTGA
- a CDS encoding glycosyltransferase family 2 protein — protein MSTPDVSVVVPVFNTMPYLTSCLDSIVAQTIGLDRLQIVAVDDGSTDGSGAVLDRYAARYPGVFTTIHQANSGGPASPCNRALDVATGRYVFFVGADDRLGPEALDRLVRSADEWGSDVVLGKVVGVNSRHIYQDIFVANQVDVDLFDSPLPRSLANTKLFRRELLERHRIRYPEDLPIASDLPFTLAACYRARRISVLADYEFYYAVRRMSATNITYLSRHLDRLRAVEKTTGFVVDLIGPGKQRDVVLARRFDHEIAKLLEDDLLRLDRGVQQQVHDGVGRLVAKHLTKEIAAELNAETQIRLALTRDATLDDLLAVIRQDARGGIPPTIVADGRRYAAYPGFRAGVPDACFDVTANPDWSAKLAVTAVSWETGGVLTLTAWTPAPQLPPITVSAEEIRATTELVASDSNGTALRIRFRAADLLAATGTAGRRRAVSAQVGTFDPGRAQGLNQATGAAGSMALRAPRLRVTAPLLRRRGARPYVVTPVLDDSGRLMISVVPVTRHRVAAQLRRLLRRR, from the coding sequence GTGAGTACGCCGGACGTGAGCGTGGTGGTCCCGGTCTTCAACACCATGCCCTACCTGACCTCGTGCCTGGACTCGATCGTCGCCCAGACGATCGGGCTGGACCGGTTGCAGATCGTGGCCGTGGACGACGGTTCCACCGACGGGAGTGGCGCCGTACTGGACCGGTACGCCGCCCGCTACCCCGGCGTGTTCACCACGATCCACCAGGCCAACTCCGGCGGACCCGCCAGCCCCTGCAACCGGGCGCTCGACGTCGCCACCGGGCGCTACGTGTTCTTCGTCGGCGCGGACGACCGACTCGGCCCGGAGGCCCTCGACCGGCTGGTCCGGTCCGCCGACGAGTGGGGCTCCGATGTCGTGCTGGGCAAGGTGGTCGGCGTCAACAGTCGCCACATCTACCAGGACATCTTCGTGGCGAACCAGGTCGATGTCGACCTGTTCGACTCGCCCCTGCCGCGATCGTTGGCCAACACCAAACTGTTTCGTCGCGAGCTGCTGGAACGGCATCGGATCCGCTACCCGGAGGACCTGCCGATCGCCAGCGATCTGCCCTTCACCCTGGCGGCCTGCTACCGGGCACGGCGCATCTCGGTGCTGGCCGACTACGAGTTCTACTATGCCGTCCGCCGGATGAGCGCCACCAATATCACCTATCTGAGCCGGCACCTGGACCGGTTGCGGGCTGTCGAGAAGACCACTGGCTTCGTCGTCGACCTCATCGGCCCCGGCAAGCAACGCGACGTGGTCCTGGCCCGGCGTTTCGACCACGAGATCGCCAAGCTGCTCGAGGACGACCTGTTACGGCTGGACCGCGGCGTCCAGCAGCAGGTGCATGACGGCGTCGGGCGCCTGGTCGCCAAGCACCTGACCAAGGAGATCGCCGCCGAGCTGAACGCCGAGACCCAGATCCGGCTGGCGTTGACCCGCGACGCAACCCTCGACGACCTGCTGGCCGTCATTCGGCAGGACGCCCGCGGCGGGATACCGCCCACCATCGTGGCGGACGGCCGGCGATACGCCGCGTACCCGGGCTTTCGTGCTGGCGTACCCGATGCCTGCTTCGACGTGACCGCCAACCCGGACTGGAGCGCGAAGCTCGCCGTTACCGCCGTTTCCTGGGAAACCGGCGGCGTGCTGACGTTGACCGCCTGGACGCCCGCCCCACAGCTACCGCCGATCACGGTGAGCGCCGAGGAGATCCGCGCCACCACAGAACTGGTCGCCTCCGATTCCAACGGGACCGCGCTGCGGATTCGGTTCCGCGCAGCTGACCTGCTCGCCGCCACCGGAACCGCCGGCCGCCGCCGGGCGGTGTCGGCTCAGGTCGGCACCTTCGATCCCGGACGGGCACAGGGCCTCAACCAGGCGACCGGCGCAGCCGGCTCGATGGCGCTGCGCGCGCCCCGGTTGCGGGTCACCGCACCACTGCTGCGCCGCCGTGGCGCCCGACCCTACGTGGTGACGCCGGTCCTTGACGACTCCGGCCGGTTGATGATCTCCGTGGTGCCGGTGACGCGGCATCGGGTCGCCGCCCAGCTTCGGCGGCTGCTGCGTCGGCGTTAG
- a CDS encoding long-chain-fatty-acid--CoA ligase, whose amino-acid sequence MNLSAERPWLRSYAPGVPTTIAPTDESLVDLLQEAVHRFGDRTALDFFGATTSYRDLAAQVDRAAEVLRRLGVSQGDRVALVLPNCPQHVVAFYAVLRLGAVVVEHNPLYTEQELAHQLADHGARIAVVWSKIAPLVHRTASTTKVETVVAVDLSAALPRLKRWALRLPLPRARTARAAITAPAPGTLAWERLLADSGPLAADHPAPGPDDTALLQYTGGTTGTPKGAILTHRNLRVNAAQGRAWVPGLRDGAETVYGVLPLFHAYGLTLCLTFSVNIGATLVLLPRFDVDETLKAMRRRPPTFLPAVPPIYEKLAVAARERGVELTSIRYAISGAMSLPPAIVGLWESVTGGLLVEGYGLTETSPVALGNPVSTARQPGTVGIPFPATNIRIVDPEDPARDRAPGEAGELLISGPQVFAGYWCRPEETAAVLLPGGWLRTGDIVEMNSDGFVRVVDRIKELIITGGFNVYPSEVEEVLRQIPGVRDAAAVGLPGTAGREEVVAAVVLHSDCTIDEAGIRARCREQLTAYKVPRRVVVVDDLPRSQIGKVLRREVRDRLLAV is encoded by the coding sequence ATGAACCTGAGCGCCGAGCGGCCGTGGCTGCGTAGCTACGCACCGGGCGTGCCGACAACCATCGCTCCGACCGACGAGTCCCTGGTAGACCTGCTACAGGAGGCCGTTCACCGGTTCGGCGACCGGACCGCACTGGACTTCTTCGGCGCCACCACCAGCTACCGCGATCTGGCGGCACAGGTGGACCGGGCAGCCGAGGTGCTGCGCCGCCTCGGCGTCAGCCAGGGAGACCGAGTCGCACTGGTCCTGCCGAACTGCCCGCAACACGTGGTGGCCTTCTATGCGGTGCTCAGACTCGGTGCGGTCGTGGTCGAGCACAACCCGCTCTACACCGAACAGGAGCTCGCCCACCAGCTCGCCGACCACGGCGCCCGAATCGCCGTGGTTTGGTCCAAGATCGCCCCGCTGGTCCACCGCACCGCCAGCACCACCAAGGTCGAAACGGTTGTCGCAGTCGACCTCAGCGCGGCGCTGCCCCGGCTCAAGCGCTGGGCGCTGCGGCTGCCGCTGCCCCGAGCCCGCACCGCTCGCGCCGCGATCACCGCTCCCGCGCCGGGCACACTGGCCTGGGAGCGCCTGCTGGCAGACAGCGGGCCGCTGGCCGCCGACCACCCCGCACCGGGGCCGGACGACACCGCGCTGTTGCAGTACACCGGCGGCACCACCGGCACCCCGAAGGGCGCGATCCTCACCCACCGCAACCTGCGCGTCAACGCGGCGCAGGGCCGCGCGTGGGTGCCGGGCCTCCGCGACGGCGCCGAGACCGTGTACGGCGTGCTACCACTGTTCCACGCGTATGGGCTGACGCTCTGCCTGACCTTCTCGGTCAACATCGGCGCGACCCTGGTGCTGCTGCCCCGCTTCGACGTGGACGAGACCCTCAAGGCGATGCGTCGCCGCCCACCGACATTCCTGCCGGCGGTGCCACCGATCTACGAGAAGCTCGCCGTCGCCGCCCGGGAACGTGGGGTCGAGCTGACCTCCATCCGGTACGCCATCTCCGGGGCGATGTCACTGCCCCCGGCCATTGTGGGGCTGTGGGAGTCGGTGACCGGCGGGCTGCTGGTCGAGGGGTACGGGCTGACCGAGACCTCCCCGGTGGCGTTGGGGAACCCGGTGTCCACGGCCCGGCAACCCGGCACGGTGGGCATCCCGTTCCCCGCCACCAACATCCGTATCGTCGACCCGGAGGACCCGGCCCGGGACCGCGCCCCCGGCGAGGCGGGCGAGTTGCTGATCAGCGGGCCGCAGGTCTTCGCCGGGTACTGGTGCCGGCCGGAGGAGACAGCGGCGGTGCTACTGCCCGGCGGTTGGCTTCGGACCGGGGACATCGTGGAGATGAACTCGGACGGCTTCGTACGGGTCGTTGACCGGATCAAAGAACTGATCATTACTGGTGGGTTCAACGTCTACCCGTCCGAGGTGGAGGAGGTGCTGCGGCAGATCCCCGGGGTCCGCGACGCCGCGGCGGTCGGTCTACCCGGCACCGCTGGGCGCGAGGAGGTTGTCGCCGCGGTGGTACTGCACTCGGACTGCACCATCGACGAGGCGGGCATCCGGGCCAGGTGCCGGGAGCAGCTGACCGCGTACAAGGTGCCGCGCCGGGTGGTGGTGGTCGACGACCTGCCCCGCTCACAGATCGGCAAGGTGCTGCGGCGGGAGGTCCGCGACCGGCTGCTCGCCGTCTGA
- a CDS encoding sulfite exporter TauE/SafE family protein, with protein sequence MTVSLALTVGLAILIGLSLGLLGGGGSILAVPLLVYVADLPAKEAIATSLLVVGVTSAVGVLPHVRAGRIRWRTGLLFGTAGMAGAYVGGRLAEFIPAAVLLTGFAVMMLATATAMIRGRRGTGDGAVPRELSVRRVLLDGVVVGLVTGMVGAGGGFLVVPALALLGGLPMPVAVGTSLVVIAMKSFAGLAGFLSSVSIDWSLAATVTTAAVAGSIAGARLAGRIPEVVLRRTFGGFVVIAGVFMLVQQVPGDGHIKILVAALAGLLGVVALLVAGHRRTAGTTGRLRRALRRITGADS encoded by the coding sequence GTGACCGTCAGCCTCGCGCTGACCGTCGGGCTGGCCATCCTGATCGGGCTCAGCCTCGGCCTGCTCGGTGGGGGCGGCTCGATCCTCGCCGTACCGCTGTTGGTCTACGTCGCCGACCTGCCCGCGAAGGAGGCAATCGCCACCTCGCTGCTGGTGGTCGGCGTGACCAGCGCAGTCGGCGTGCTACCGCATGTCCGCGCCGGGCGGATCCGCTGGCGCACCGGCCTGCTCTTCGGGACCGCCGGCATGGCTGGGGCCTACGTCGGTGGCCGGCTGGCCGAGTTCATCCCGGCGGCGGTCCTGCTCACCGGCTTCGCGGTGATGATGCTCGCCACGGCGACCGCGATGATCCGCGGTCGCCGTGGCACCGGCGACGGGGCGGTACCACGAGAGCTCTCCGTGCGGCGGGTCCTGCTGGACGGCGTCGTGGTCGGCCTGGTCACCGGCATGGTCGGCGCGGGTGGCGGCTTCCTGGTGGTACCCGCACTCGCGCTGCTCGGTGGCCTACCGATGCCGGTCGCCGTCGGCACCTCACTGGTCGTCATAGCGATGAAGTCGTTCGCGGGTCTGGCCGGCTTCCTGTCCAGCGTCAGCATCGACTGGAGCCTGGCCGCCACGGTCACCACCGCCGCGGTCGCCGGCAGCATCGCTGGCGCCCGGTTGGCCGGACGCATACCCGAGGTCGTGCTCCGCCGGACGTTCGGCGGTTTCGTGGTGATCGCGGGTGTGTTCATGCTGGTCCAGCAGGTACCCGGGGATGGCCACATCAAAATCCTGGTAGCCGCCCTCGCCGGCCTGCTCGGGGTGGTCGCGCTGCTGGTCGCCGGCCACCGCAGAACCGCCGGGACAACAGGGCGGTTGCGCCGCGCCCTTCGCCGGATCACCGGGGCGGACAGCTGA
- a CDS encoding rhodanese-like domain-containing protein, with amino-acid sequence MSTALDTAQLRELIDSGRAPRLLDVRTPAEFDNSHIPGAYNVPLNLLKEHRTELRGHLDEDVVLICHSGARASQAERTLAAIGVPNVKVLTGGMVAWRVAAGPITEGTPRWDLERQVRLVAGAIVLASVVASLFVPGAEWVAGVIGAGLTIAALSNTCALGMLLSRLPYNRNASCDLDTIIGQLSDAAPAGRRS; translated from the coding sequence ATGAGCACCGCCCTCGACACCGCCCAACTGCGGGAACTCATCGACTCGGGCCGCGCTCCGCGCCTGCTCGACGTGCGCACTCCCGCCGAGTTCGACAACTCACACATCCCCGGTGCCTACAACGTGCCCCTCAACCTGCTTAAGGAGCATCGCACGGAGCTTCGCGGCCACCTCGACGAGGACGTGGTGCTGATCTGCCACTCGGGGGCCCGGGCCAGCCAGGCCGAACGGACGCTCGCCGCGATCGGCGTACCGAACGTGAAGGTCCTGACCGGCGGCATGGTGGCCTGGCGTGTCGCCGCCGGGCCCATCACCGAAGGCACCCCCCGATGGGACCTGGAACGACAGGTCCGGCTGGTCGCCGGCGCCATCGTGCTGGCCAGCGTCGTGGCCTCGCTGTTCGTACCCGGCGCCGAGTGGGTAGCCGGCGTCATCGGCGCGGGCCTCACCATCGCCGCGCTGAGCAACACCTGCGCGCTGGGCATGCTGCTCAGCAGGCTGCCATACAACCGAAACGCCAGCTGTGACCTGGACACCATCATCGGTCAACTGAGCGACGCCGCCCCCGCTGGGCGGCGATCGTGA
- a CDS encoding MBL fold metallo-hydrolase has translation MEFNVSVLATSSLGDRSYLASDGHVAVVVDPQRDIDRILYLAGEKRVRITHVVETHIHNDYVSGGLELARVTGAHYLVAAAERVTFGRLPVADGDTVPVSDAMRLRVIATPGHTFHHLSYVLDYATDGGWQSAGVFTGGSLLFGTTGRTDLLGQQHAHELAHHQHASARRLADLLPDGAEVWPTHGFGSFCSASQTDAPESTIGREKEANPVLRLAVDDFTTETLSGLDAYPAYYAHMGVTNLDGPAPVDLTPVARADAAELRRRIDDGQWVVDLRHRKAYAASHLAGTVSLGLDGPMSTWLGWLISWGAPITLLAETAAQIASAQRELVRIGIDRPAAQATGETGRWAADREQLRRLPLADFAALADANAGRLRTGLPAPDVVLDVRTTNEWTAGHIAGAVHLPLPELPRRLADLPTGAVWVHCGSGYRAAAAGSLLANAGRDVVVIDDQFAAATAAGVTLVGPDATRA, from the coding sequence GTGGAGTTCAACGTTTCGGTCCTCGCGACGTCGTCACTGGGCGACCGTAGCTACCTGGCCTCCGACGGTCACGTGGCGGTCGTCGTCGACCCGCAGCGCGACATCGATCGAATCCTATACCTCGCAGGCGAGAAGCGTGTCCGCATCACTCACGTCGTCGAGACACACATTCACAACGACTACGTCTCCGGCGGGCTCGAACTGGCCCGGGTCACCGGCGCCCACTACCTGGTCGCCGCGGCGGAGCGGGTCACGTTCGGGCGACTGCCGGTCGCCGACGGCGACACCGTGCCGGTCTCCGACGCGATGCGCCTGCGGGTGATCGCCACCCCCGGCCACACCTTCCACCACCTGTCCTACGTCCTGGACTATGCGACCGATGGCGGCTGGCAGTCGGCGGGGGTCTTCACCGGCGGCTCCCTCCTCTTCGGCACCACCGGCCGCACCGACCTGCTCGGGCAGCAGCACGCCCACGAACTGGCCCACCACCAGCATGCCTCGGCCCGGCGGTTGGCAGACCTGTTGCCCGACGGCGCCGAGGTATGGCCGACCCACGGGTTCGGCAGCTTCTGCTCCGCCAGCCAGACCGACGCCCCGGAGTCGACCATCGGCCGGGAGAAGGAGGCCAACCCGGTGCTCCGGCTGGCCGTCGACGACTTCACCACCGAGACCCTCTCCGGGTTGGATGCCTACCCGGCGTACTACGCCCACATGGGAGTCACCAACCTCGATGGTCCGGCACCGGTGGACCTTACCCCGGTCGCCCGCGCCGACGCGGCCGAGCTACGTCGGCGGATCGATGATGGGCAGTGGGTGGTTGACCTACGACACCGCAAGGCGTATGCCGCCTCCCATCTGGCCGGCACGGTCAGCCTCGGACTGGACGGGCCGATGTCCACCTGGCTCGGCTGGCTCATCAGCTGGGGCGCACCGATCACCCTGCTCGCCGAGACCGCCGCACAGATCGCTAGTGCACAGCGCGAACTGGTACGCATCGGCATCGACCGGCCAGCCGCCCAGGCCACCGGCGAGACCGGGCGGTGGGCCGCCGACCGCGAACAGCTACGCAGACTGCCGCTGGCCGACTTCGCCGCGCTGGCCGACGCCAACGCGGGGCGGCTCCGCACCGGGCTACCCGCCCCCGACGTGGTGCTCGACGTGCGAACGACCAACGAGTGGACCGCAGGCCACATCGCCGGAGCCGTGCACCTTCCGCTACCCGAGCTACCCCGGCGTCTCGCCGACCTGCCCACCGGCGCGGTCTGGGTGCACTGCGGTTCTGGCTACCGGGCCGCCGCCGCCGGGTCGCTGTTGGCGAACGCAGGGCGCGACGTGGTCGTCATCGACGACCAGTTCGCCGCAGCAACGGCGGCCGGAGTCACCCTGGTCGGGCCAGATGCCACCCGCGCCTGA
- a CDS encoding metal-sensitive transcriptional regulator, producing the protein MKLRPEMTGDALTRLKRARGQLNAVVDMMEDGHDCREVLTQLAAVSKAVDRAGYKIIASGMRHCNAAREQGETPEMTEEELEKLFLTLA; encoded by the coding sequence GTGAAGCTTCGACCCGAGATGACCGGCGACGCGCTGACCCGACTCAAGCGAGCCCGAGGCCAACTCAACGCCGTGGTTGACATGATGGAAGACGGTCACGACTGCCGGGAGGTGCTGACCCAACTCGCCGCAGTGTCGAAGGCTGTCGACCGGGCTGGTTACAAGATCATCGCCTCGGGAATGCGGCACTGCAACGCCGCCCGGGAACAGGGTGAGACGCCCGAGATGACCGAGGAGGAGCTGGAGAAGCTCTTCCTGACCCTGGCCTGA
- a CDS encoding GGDEF domain-containing protein produces MPDPLTIASGVCAAGALVSSWQLHRRAVQAETEIAALQAELAAERYAASHDPLTGLPNRRAFHRLAAALLTRADGRPLIAAVLDLDDFKQINDRYGHAAGDQVLINVAQRLAAFAGDDPVARLGGDEFAGLLTAPEVERRWLEHATRRLHDVLAAPIRLHCASVRVTASVGLAPVSCPAQLSEALDRADAAMYRAKSIDSPRPRQLLDSARAGDR; encoded by the coding sequence ATGCCGGATCCGCTGACGATCGCCTCCGGCGTCTGCGCCGCGGGCGCCCTCGTCTCGTCCTGGCAGCTGCACCGCCGGGCGGTGCAGGCCGAGACGGAGATCGCCGCCCTCCAGGCCGAACTTGCCGCCGAGCGCTACGCGGCCAGCCACGACCCACTCACCGGCCTGCCCAACCGACGAGCCTTTCATCGGCTTGCCGCCGCCCTGCTGACCCGGGCGGACGGACGGCCGCTGATCGCCGCCGTCCTCGATCTCGACGACTTCAAACAGATCAACGATCGGTACGGACACGCCGCCGGCGACCAGGTGCTGATCAACGTCGCCCAGCGGCTCGCCGCCTTCGCCGGGGACGACCCGGTCGCCCGGCTCGGCGGGGATGAGTTCGCCGGGTTGCTCACCGCCCCCGAGGTCGAGCGGCGGTGGCTTGAGCACGCCACCCGCCGATTGCATGACGTCCTCGCCGCACCGATCCGGCTACACTGCGCAAGCGTACGAGTGACAGCTTCCGTCGGGTTGGCACCGGTCAGCTGTCCCGCCCAGCTCTCCGAGGCGTTGGACCGCGCCGACGCCGCGATGTACCGGGCGAAGAGCATCGACTCGCCCCGCCCCCGCCAGCTCCTCGATAGCGCGCGCGCCGGCGACCGCTGA
- a CDS encoding DUF397 domain-containing protein gives MQPLPNGVPTPELPPLRWQKSRRSNPSGNCVELAELPDGAGIAVRNSRHPDGPALIYTVDEIAAFVLGARDGDFDHLIH, from the coding sequence ATGCAGCCGCTACCAAATGGCGTTCCCACCCCCGAGCTACCACCGTTGCGGTGGCAGAAGAGCCGCCGTAGCAACCCCAGTGGCAACTGCGTCGAGCTGGCCGAGCTTCCCGACGGCGCGGGTATCGCTGTCCGCAACTCCCGGCATCCCGACGGCCCCGCCCTGATCTACACCGTGGACGAGATCGCGGCCTTCGTGCTTGGCGCGAGAGACGGTGACTTCGATCATCTGATCCACTGA
- a CDS encoding helix-turn-helix domain-containing protein, protein MMLGAQLRRLRESCGVTREGAGWEIRASESKISRMELGRVGFKERDVADLLTLYGITDPQERDALLHLARDANSPGWWHRYGDVLPSWFQAYLGLEAAAALIRTYELQFVPGLLQTEEYARAVVLLGHSRAEPAEIDRRVTLRMRRQQVLHREDPPQLWAVVDEAALRRPIGGPTVMRQQVSALIEATRLPNVRLQVVPFAAGGHAAAGGAFSILRFGDQELPDVVYIEQLTSALYLDKREDLEFYALAMERLCVEAEPPERTPEILGRILADLPSG, encoded by the coding sequence ATGATGCTCGGGGCGCAGCTGCGCCGGCTACGGGAGTCCTGCGGGGTGACCCGGGAGGGCGCGGGCTGGGAGATTCGGGCCTCTGAGTCGAAGATCAGCAGAATGGAGCTGGGGCGGGTCGGTTTCAAGGAACGCGACGTCGCCGATCTGCTGACCCTCTATGGAATCACCGACCCTCAGGAGCGGGACGCCCTGCTCCACCTCGCCCGGGACGCGAACAGCCCTGGTTGGTGGCACCGGTACGGTGACGTGCTGCCGTCCTGGTTCCAGGCGTACCTTGGGCTGGAGGCGGCAGCTGCCCTGATCCGCACGTACGAACTCCAGTTTGTGCCCGGTCTGCTCCAGACCGAGGAGTACGCTCGGGCGGTGGTGCTCCTGGGCCACAGCCGCGCCGAACCGGCGGAGATCGACCGTCGGGTCACCCTGCGGATGCGGCGGCAGCAGGTGTTGCACAGGGAGGATCCGCCGCAGCTGTGGGCCGTGGTGGACGAGGCGGCCCTGCGCCGGCCGATCGGCGGTCCGACGGTCATGCGGCAGCAGGTCTCGGCATTGATCGAGGCGACCAGGTTGCCGAACGTGCGGCTCCAGGTCGTACCGTTCGCCGCCGGCGGGCACGCCGCCGCGGGCGGTGCCTTCTCCATCCTGCGGTTCGGTGACCAAGAGCTACCCGACGTGGTCTACATCGAGCAGCTCACCAGCGCCCTCTACCTCGACAAGCGGGAAGATCTGGAGTTCTACGCGTTGGCGATGGAGCGGCTCTGCGTGGAGGCGGAGCCGCCGGAGCGTACGCCGGAGATCCTCGGCCGGATCCTGGCCGACCTGCCCTCGGGCTGA